A segment of the Candidatus Izimaplasma bacterium HR1 genome:
TATCACCTCTTAACTCAATTATACCATGTAAGGTTAAATAAAAAAGGTTATGAATTCATAACCTTTTTACTTTATTTATAAGTTAAATAAGAAATGCATTACATCGCCATCTTGAACAATATAGTCTTTACCTTCAAGACGCATTTTACCATTTTCTTTACAACCTTGTTCTCCCTTATATTTAATATAATCAGGAAATTTAATAGTTTCTGCTCTAATAAATCCTTTTTCAAAATCAGTATGAATGATTCCTGCACATTTAGGAGCTTTATAACCTCGTTTAAATGTCCATGCTCTTACTTCTTGTGGTCCCGCTGTAAAATATGTTTCAAGACCTAATAGGAAGTAACTTCTTTTGATTAGTTTATCTAAACCTGGTTCAGTAACACCAAGTTCTTCTAAGAACATCATTTTCTCATCATCATCTAATTCACTTAACTCAGATTCAATTTTGGCACTTATAACTACAACTTCACTACCTTCATTAGCAGCAAACTCTTTGATTGTTTTTACATATTCATTATCGTCATAATCAGCTATTTCCTCTTCAGTAATATTAGCAACATATAACATTGGTTTATGCGTTAAGAAATTGAAGTTTTTAATTAAAAACAATTCGTTTTCATTTAACTTCATTGATCTAATTGGTTTATCATTTAGTAATGTTTCTTGAATTTCCTTTAATACCCCATATTCATAAACACATTCTTTATCCACTTTTAACTGTGCTTTCTTCTCGATTTTAGGAAGTCTTTTTTCAATTACTTCTAAATCAGCAAAGATTAACTCTAAGTTAATCGTTTCAATGTCACGAACTGGATCTACTTTTCCATCAACATGAGTTACATTATCATCATCAAAAGCACGAACAACTTGAACAATTGCGTCTACTTCACGGATGTGACTTAAGAATTTATTCCCTAACCCTTCACCCTTTGAAGCTCCCTTAACAATACCAGCAATATCAGTAAATTCAAAGATTGTAGGAATTGTCTTCTTTGGGTTAACAATTTCTACTAATTTATTTATTCTTTCATCAGGTACTTCTACAACTCCAACATTTGGATCTATTGTCGCAAACGGGTAGTTTGCAGCTAATGCACCTGCTTGTGTTATTGCGTTAAATAATGTTGATTTACCAACATTTGGAAGTCCTACTATTCCTGCAGTAAGTCCCATAATATCAACTCCTTTTAAGCCTTATATATTTTACTTTAATTACTAAATTATTACAAGAAAAAAGAGCAATTATTCAGTAATCGCTCTTTTGTAAGTCATAATATATTCTAAACCATCAAAGAAGACACCTTTAGTTTCTTCTTCTCTATCAAATTTAAAGTCGTAATTTTCTAAACCTATTTCTAAATGAGCAAGTGCAATCCCTGCATCTAAAGCTTGGATGTCATATCCTAAAGCAATACCGTAACCTTCAGTTCTTTCTAGATAAGCATATATAACATCATGTTTTTCAGCTACAAAGAAACGCCATGGTTGCTTATTAGAAGCACTAGGTCCTCTTTGAATTAAATGCATAATGTCGATAAAGCGAGAATCAGTTGTTTCCTCCAACTCTTTTTCCTCATCGAAATACTGGAACAAAGTCCCAAACGGTAATCTTTTATGCGATTGTGCTGCACTTCTAATTCTTTTATCTAAGAAACTTCTTTGGTCTGCTCTGTGTCCAACAGGACAAATAGCAGGTATAACTTCGTTAGGTGCAAGTTTTTTTCGGTAAGTACTTCTTCTAAAACTTCCCCCTAGCCAACAAGTGTCATAACCAAGTGTTGTTAACTCGAGAATTACTTTTTCAAATAAATATCCAAAATCAATAATTGAGTTCCTGGTATCGAGTGATACTCCACCAATATAAGCTGGTACATTTTTAATCATACCGTAAAAGCCTATCTTTTGTTTTTTACCTTCATTGTTTGAATTTAGATTAAAAGTAAATTCAAATGAGTTTCCAAAAGGACCTTTGATTCCTTTATATTTGTCAATTACTGCTTTAATCTCATCGATTTGTTTTTTACTAAGAACTTCTTTTCCAAAGGTTCTAGTGCTTACTCTTTCTAATATTGCTTTGCGCATATAAATCACCTCGTTAGTACCATTATACATATATTCAACCATAAAAAAAAGAGGATAACCTCTTTTTTATGGTCTTTCGATTAGTATCGTCGCATCGCTTGTATATTCTACACCGTCGCGAACATATTTTAATGTGATAGATTCACCAACACTTGAGTTAAGAATTGCTTCTCGTAAATCATTAAAATTATTGATTTCCATGAATTCAGTCATACCTTCATTTAGATATCCAACAATAACATCATCAATTTCTATACCTGCTAAATCGGCAGGGAATCCAGCAACAACATCACTGATACAAACTCCAAAATCCATCCCACAATCATTGATTTGTGCAAAGGTAGTAATACCTAAATATGGCGCAGATATTAACCCATCATCTTCTAAATCTTCGGCAATTCTTTTTACCGTGTTTGAGGGAATAGCAAAGCCAATTCCATCAACGTCATCACGGACAATTTTCATGAAGTTTATTCCAACCAAATCACCATTTATATCTAGTAAAGCACCACCACTATTACCAGGACTAATCTCAGCATCATGTTGGATTACAGTAGCGTCAAATCCATCGACAACATCTTCATTATAGTATCTAGATAATCCACTAATTACACCCATTGTTACAGTACCATAATAATCAAATCCAAGAGGATTACCTAAAGCAAATACAAAATCTCCTAGTTCAATTTGATATGAGTCTGCAAACTCAATTACTGTAAAATCTTCACTCGATGTGAATTTTATAACACCTAAATCAGTTTGAGTATCTGTCCCTAAAACAGTTATATATTCAAATGGTATTTGAAATAGTAATCCATTTTTCTCATATACAACTACTATTTCATCAACATTACCAATAACGTGTTCGTTAGTTACCACATAGTAATCATATAAGAAATCAGTTTCTGACAATGTTCTTTTATAGATAACTCCACTACCAGTTCCATAGGCAATTCCATCATCTGTATCAGTTGCAACAGATAATCCAATAACCCCACTACCAGCAATTTCTATCATATCAGTTACAGCATCTTCAAAAGATGCTAGATTAAATGTTGTAATTATTTCATTTTCAGGCATTACTTCAAGAATTAATTCTCTTAATTCTTGATCAGTTAGATCACCTAATAATTCTGATTGTTGATCCTCAATAGCTTGATCAATCAAAGCATTTATCTCTTCGGTTGTTAAATATTCTCCATCTGTGTCCTCAGGAAGATAACAACCAGTTAAGGCTATTCCTAAAGCTAATGTAATAAATAGTAAGTACTTTCTCATTTAGTTCAGCTCCTTTAAGTCAAATAATCTAATTGCATTTTTAGTAGTTATTTCAGCAATTTCTTTATATGTCATTTCTTTTAATCTTGCGATTTCTTCAGCAATAAGTTTTACTTTTGCTGGTTCGTTTGTTTTTCCTCTAAAAGGATGAGGAGAAAGGTATGGTGAATCTGTTTCTACAAGCAGATAATCAAGGGGAACTTGTTTAGCTACTTCTTTAGGTTTATGCCCATTTTTAAATGTTACAGGTCCACCTAAACTTATATGTAATCCTAATTTAATAAATAGCTCTGACATTTCAGCACTACCACTATAGCAATGCATAATCCCTTTAAGCTTTTTATAATCACTTAAAACATTATAAGTTGCTTCACTAGCATCTCTCATATGAATAATAAGTGGTAAGTTGTATTCAAATGATAAATCAATTTGTCTTTTGAATACATTGATTTGTTCTTCTATATGATCTTTATCCCAATAAAAGTCTAATCCGCATTCACCAATTCCTACTACTTTCTTATGTGATAGTAATGGTATCAATGCTTCAAAATCACTTTCTTTTATATCTTTAGCTTCTGTCGGGTGAAACCCTACAGTCGCATAGATAAAGGGATATTTTTCAGCAAGTTCAATTGCTTTCTTGTTAGTTTTATGATCAAAACCAACAACAATCATAATCTTTACATCGTTATTTAATGCTCTGTTTATTACTTCTTCTACGTTGTCTTTAAATCTATCTGTATTTAAATGACAGTGGGTATCTATTAACATATTTATCACCTAACTAACATTATAACAAATGAAGTCCTATTTTTAATGGAAAATATGTGAATATAAATAAAAAAGAGACTTTAAAAGTCTCTTTTAGTTATTTTTGTTTTATGCGGTATT
Coding sequences within it:
- the ychF gene encoding Ribosome-binding ATPase YchF produces the protein MGLTAGIVGLPNVGKSTLFNAITQAGALAANYPFATIDPNVGVVEVPDERINKLVEIVNPKKTIPTIFEFTDIAGIVKGASKGEGLGNKFLSHIREVDAIVQVVRAFDDDNVTHVDGKVDPVRDIETINLELIFADLEVIEKRLPKIEKKAQLKVDKECVYEYGVLKEIQETLLNDKPIRSMKLNENELFLIKNFNFLTHKPMLYVANITEEEIADYDDNEYVKTIKEFAANEGSEVVVISAKIESELSELDDDEKMMFLEELGVTEPGLDKLIKRSYFLLGLETYFTAGPQEVRAWTFKRGYKAPKCAGIIHTDFEKGFIRAETIKFPDYIKYKGEQGCKENGKMRLEGKDYIVQDGDVMHFLFNL
- a CDS encoding Nitroreductase family protein encodes the protein MRKAILERVSTRTFGKEVLSKKQIDEIKAVIDKYKGIKGPFGNSFEFTFNLNSNNEGKKQKIGFYGMIKNVPAYIGGVSLDTRNSIIDFGYLFEKVILELTTLGYDTCWLGGSFRRSTYRKKLAPNEVIPAICPVGHRADQRSFLDKRIRSAAQSHKRLPFGTLFQYFDEEKELEETTDSRFIDIMHLIQRGPSASNKQPWRFFVAEKHDVIYAYLERTEGYGIALGYDIQALDAGIALAHLEIGLENYDFKFDREEETKGVFFDGLEYIMTYKRAITE
- the htrA gene encoding Serine protease Do-like HtrA; this translates as MRKYLLFITLALGIALTGCYLPEDTDGEYLTTEEINALIDQAIEDQQSELLGDLTDQELRELILEVMPENEIITTFNLASFEDAVTDMIEIAGSGVIGLSVATDTDDGIAYGTGSGVIYKRTLSETDFLYDYYVVTNEHVIGNVDEIVVVYEKNGLLFQIPFEYITVLGTDTQTDLGVIKFTSSEDFTVIEFADSYQIELGDFVFALGNPLGFDYYGTVTMGVISGLSRYYNEDVVDGFDATVIQHDAEISPGNSGGALLDINGDLVGINFMKIVRDDVDGIGFAIPSNTVKRIAEDLEDDGLISAPYLGITTFAQINDCGMDFGVCISDVVAGFPADLAGIEIDDVIVGYLNEGMTEFMEINNFNDLREAILNSSVGESITLKYVRDGVEYTSDATILIERP
- the ycfH gene encoding putative deoxyribonuclease YcfH, with translation MLIDTHCHLNTDRFKDNVEEVINRALNNDVKIMIVVGFDHKTNKKAIELAEKYPFIYATVGFHPTEAKDIKESDFEALIPLLSHKKVVGIGECGLDFYWDKDHIEEQINVFKRQIDLSFEYNLPLIIHMRDASEATYNVLSDYKKLKGIMHCYSGSAEMSELFIKLGLHISLGGPVTFKNGHKPKEVAKQVPLDYLLVETDSPYLSPHPFRGKTNEPAKVKLIAEEIARLKEMTYKEIAEITTKNAIRLFDLKELN